From one Eucalyptus grandis isolate ANBG69807.140 chromosome 9, ASM1654582v1, whole genome shotgun sequence genomic stretch:
- the LOC120288328 gene encoding indole-3-acetic acid-induced protein ARG7-like encodes MGISLPGKKLRRSLSGRKEVDSAPLDVPKGHFPVYVGENQKKRFIVPLSYLSRPSFQDLLSQAEEEFGFDHPMGGLTMPCNEEVFLSLIDG; translated from the coding sequence ATGGGGATCAGTTTGCCAGGAAAAAAGTTGCGGCGGTCTCTATCTGGTCGCAAGGAAGTAGATTCTGCACCCTTAGACGTTCCAAAGGGGCATTTTCCAGTTTATGTAggagaaaaccaaaagaagagatTCATCGTTCCACTGTCATACTTATCTCGGCCCTCGTTCCAGGATCTGCTGAGTCAAGCTGAGGAGGAGTTTGGCTTCGATCATCCAATGGGAGGCCTCACGATGCCATGCAACGAAGAAGTTTTCCTCAGCCTAATAGATGGATGA